A genome region from Candidatus Hydrogenedentota bacterium includes the following:
- a CDS encoding ROK family protein yields SSPDECIRRSIEFFQAMQKSHGSLKSVGIASFGPVDPNPGSPTFGFVTTTPKPGWAQTDLAGPIGKALGVPIGFDTDVNGAALGEFRWGAAQGLDTFVYITIGTGIGGGAMVGGKLIHGLMHPEMGHVLMKHDRVEDPFEGACPYHKDCLEGLASGPAIEQRWNERAENLPPDHPAWDLEAKYLAHGIVPQIYILSPQRIIMGGGVMDQVHLFPKVRRHVQEILNGYIQAQAILENIDDFIVPPGLGNRAGVLGAIALAQEATGC; encoded by the coding sequence CCTCGTCACCCGATGAGTGTATTCGCCGGTCCATTGAGTTCTTTCAGGCCATGCAAAAGTCTCACGGATCGCTGAAGAGCGTTGGTATCGCGTCGTTCGGACCGGTTGACCCGAACCCTGGGTCTCCGACTTTCGGCTTCGTCACTACGACCCCCAAGCCGGGTTGGGCGCAAACCGACCTGGCGGGTCCGATTGGCAAAGCGCTCGGCGTCCCCATCGGCTTCGACACCGACGTGAACGGAGCTGCCTTGGGCGAGTTCCGATGGGGAGCGGCGCAAGGCCTCGACACGTTCGTGTACATCACTATCGGCACCGGAATCGGCGGCGGTGCGATGGTCGGCGGCAAACTCATCCACGGTCTCATGCATCCTGAGATGGGACACGTTCTCATGAAACACGACCGTGTCGAAGACCCCTTTGAGGGTGCGTGCCCCTACCACAAGGACTGTCTCGAAGGGCTAGCGTCCGGTCCGGCCATTGAGCAACGCTGGAACGAACGTGCCGAAAACCTTCCACCCGACCATCCGGCTTGGGACCTTGAAGCCAAGTACTTGGCACACGGGATTGTCCCGCAAATCTATATCCTTTCACCGCAACGCATCATCATGGGCGGCGGCGTAATGGATCAGGTACATCTCTTTCCGAAAGTGCGCCGCCATGTCCAAGAAATCCTCAATGGATACATCCAAGCACAAGCCATTCTGGAAAATATAGATGACTTTATCGTGCCGCCTGGACTCGGCAACCGGGCAGGCGTGCTGGGGGCAATTGCGCTGGCTCAGGAGGCGACGGGCTGCTAG